The Lathyrus oleraceus cultivar Zhongwan6 chromosome 5, CAAS_Psat_ZW6_1.0, whole genome shotgun sequence genome includes the window TGAAATCCTATAAATTTTTGTATCCTCTTTTTCTTTTGAAAGAAAATTGACATGCCATTTCAATGGTGAATAGATTATTTTTAATGAAACAAAATCTATCTTCTACTAGGTATTTTGTGAATATAACAGCTAACTAATTTGCGTTGTCAATATACATTAGTTAAGTATTACCTTTTTGTACATGATCCttaatgaaatgatgttttatcTCAATAAGTTTGGATCAAGATTTCTAAATGggttttttaaaaatattaacTGCAGTGGTATTACCACAAAAAATAGATATCTTTGTGTACTTGCTAAAAGCACAATGAGTGACAATCTCTAGCTATGTAGAGCTGTTGAAAGGTTTTAGGGTTATTGTGGTGTTAGAGCAAGCTCTCGCTAGAATGGTGAGAAGTTCTGTATAGTGATGTTTTATGAGTGAAATGAATGTCCTCCATTCAACTTTATGGTTGAAGTATTTATTGAAATCTCTTGGATTTGGATCTTAGAGTTTAAGGAAGCAGTATCAACATTTTCCTCTCTTAGCAGTGTGGGAGATGGTTGGTAATTTCCCCTACTATACTAGAGAATGTGGTCCTTCTCTTTGATTGCCCCTCCTATACTATTATTGTGTAAGGACATGTCATGTCCCATGTTTTCATAAATTGCTGATTATTTCAATCAACGGGAGACCATTACAAATAATGGACAAATGTCCCAATAAATGAACGACTAGGAAGCTGACCCGGGCAACATATGGTTGCCTGTCCTTGGAGAACTCCTATACCACCTCTCGTGGATTCTTTGGGAATATATCAATACACATTTTCTCAAGCACAAAAGCTTGTAAAGGACGAAGTGGTTGAGTTTTATCGCATCCTCTCGTTTGGACGAGTCCATCAGGCATGGCCGAGGAGAGTCTCTCGGACATTCTTGGGGTAAGTCCCTCAGGTATACTTGGGGCGAGTCCCTCAGGCATACTTGAGACGAGTTCCTCAGGTATGGCCCGGGGTAAACTCCCAGGTGTCAATGAGGTGAATCCTCAAACATTAGTTGAGGTAAATCCCCAAAAGCCAACTGAGGTGAATGCGTGCGTAACATTAAATGTGATCAATGATGATTTATCCTTCAAAAGTCAAATCGACTTTAATCGTCACATGTGTTAGAAACATGAGAAATATTTTGTGACTGTTGCAGGACCTAGTGAGATGTCCTTGATTACCCCTACGATTAGTCTCCAAATCCCTATAAAAGTGATTCAACCCTAGCTTTTTCATCTTTTCGAACATATTCTCCTTCAAAGCTTTTGTGAAAATTCTCTCATAATCTCTCAAAAACAAACTTATTTTCAGTTTACTATGGTTCTCATGGGTCATGAGAGGACATCCACATTCAGTAAATAACAACCAATAAGAAAGACACACCCTCTTCAAATTTATGTATCATCATAATGATATGATGATGAACCTCTACTTACTCGATCCATACTAAATACAAACGAATGGCTCTATATATCCAAACCAATCCATTTTGCCAGCTATTCTCGAAACATCAAAGTTTATTTCCCCCTTAAATGTTAAACTAAGCCAAAGTATAATGTAATAATGTACCCATTAAAAAGAGGTGATGACAATTGACAGGTAAGAGATTATAGACAGGTGTGtataatattaaaaataattaaaaggGCTGTTCTTATGTTACTCTCAGTCACTGCCAGTCCATGTGCCAGTTTGGAAATACATATTTATTTCCTTTCTTAAATCCCATTACCAATGCTTCCCACAACACTCTGGCAGACCTTTCATACAGCTTGTCACTAAGATCTCTTCTCTCACTTAAATTCATGTTAAATTCTCTCTCACGCCATCATTTTCATCTTCTCACTTTCCTTTCTCTCTAATAAACTCATCAAAAACAATGCAAGACTCAATTGGAATCCCTGCATGTTTTTCTTCAACAAGTGATGATgatcatcatcctcatcatcaaGGAGCTGTAACACGTTCAGGTAGAAGCGTTTACATGTCAGTATACAGAACAAAGTTAGCTGATCAATGCCGTTTGATCACAATCACATGGTGCAAAAACCTGATGCTTCATGGTTTATCAGTATCAGTGGAAAACCCCGAGAAGGAAACTCAATATAGCTGCAAAGTTGAGCTAAAGCCATGGTACTTTTGGAGGAAACAAGGTTCGAAACGGTTCGCCGTAGATGGAAAAGCAGTTGATGTTTTCTGGGACCTTAAATCTGCGAAATTCAACGGTGAAACTGAACCAACTTCAGAATACTACGTAGCAGTTGTTTGTGATGAAGAAGTTGTGTTGCTTGTTGGTGATTTGAAGAAAGAAGCTTATAAAAAAACCGGGTGTAGACCATCACTTATTGATCCAATTCTCGTTTCAAAAAAGGAACATATATTTGGAAAGAGGAAATTCTCAACTAAAGCTAAGTTTCATGAGAAAGGTAGGTGTCATGAGATTTGTATAAAGTGTAAGAACAAAGGTAATATGAATGTTGTTGGAGATGGAGATTCTGTAAAAAGTGGTGGTGTTAAAGTTAAAGTTGAACCAGAGATGGAGATAAGATTTGATGGGGAGTTGATGATTCATGTGAAGCATTTGCAATGGAAATTTAGAGGGAATGAATCGGTTTATCTTAACAAAATGAGAGTTGATGTATATTGGGATGTTCATGATTGGTTATTTAGTCCTGGTTTAAAACATGctttgtttatttttaagcctgTTTTTTCATGTAATTCTTTGTCACCAATGTCTTTGTTTTCACCATCTCTGTCTTCTTCATCTTCCTCCACTACTCCATTATCAAACCAGAGAAGTAGCAATAGTACTTGTGAGTCAGTGGAAGGTCATGGAGGTAATTCATCATCATCAGAGTTTTGTTTGTTTCTATATGCATGGAAGGTTGAATGAACGTGATGGACGGAAGTGATTGAGTTACATATCACGTGGCCAACAATAATTCTTTGTCCAGAGGCATCTATGTCAACATCCGTTATCTACTCCTTTGAAAAATAGTACGTACTAGTTTTTCTTGATCTAGtattgaaaaatgaaaacaaagttATGTAAGTATAGATATATTATAATCTTATAGTAATATAGTATAGTAGACGTATGATTTTGTAAGAGAAATAATATAGACATTATTAGATTAGTGAATGTCTGTATTTGGTCATATAAATAAAGTTGATGCATGTGAACTAAAGTTGGCGTCCCGGGAAGTGAGGACAACTGTTTGGTGATGATGCAGAAATTAATTAGAATCATGAGagataaaatacaaaaaaaaatatataaggAAGGTTGGTTCATAATTAGGATTAGGAATACTATTGTTAAGCTCCACCAAAGAAGTTATTCATGATGTGTCAATGCTCACATAGACCTAATAAATTATAAATGCAATCGTTATGTGTTAGAATtagatttgattggaaaatataaGTTTGGAGTTTGTTGCAGAGGTTCGGAGTTTTTAATGCGATGGAGAGGAAGTTGATCTGTAAGGCTAATACTCAAATATTCAAGTCAGTAAGCGAGTGAAAAGTGGAGTTTGaatgagaaaaaaaattgaatattTGTGAAGTGACACATTTTTCTCTCTAAATAGGGGAAATAGTTGATAATTACACGTGTGTGGAACGGTGTGGGATGCTGTCAGATGTTAGATTGATCTAGGTGGTTAGCATGACATTATCGTGAGGGACTATTTGCGACATGGAGGAAACATATCTACTTGTTCTACACATGTTCTTGCTAAACACTATTTAAAAAAATCTCTCTAAAGCCTAGTCAGGAGAGATTGCAATCGTCCTATTTAGTTATAAGGTATTTAGTAATTTTCCTTCTCTTCATGGAGGAATTTCTCTTTTTTTACTGTCTGACTCCTCAATGATCCTTTAAGGCATGCATCTTCACATCCCTCTTTGAGATGACTCCAGATAACGTCTTATGCCCTCTATAATTGTCAGAGAACGTCTTTTCCATCAATGTTTGTAACTTCCATGCAATAATGGGGTCATTTCGTAACTGTCTCTCATGACTGTCCATATGGTATCCTAGTACTGAAATCAGATCCGACTTATCATCTGAACGTGTTATCATGAGATCGGTTCCGACGTGCTTGCTCTGTGTCTGAATGGTTCCTAACCGGATTCCGACCTGTGTAAGGCTAGGGGTGTCCGACCTACTTGTGTTCACCTACTCAATTTTCCCAAAACTCGATCTTAGAGAATTCTGGGATGTACATAAGCCCCCCGATCATGAGATTGTATGGGATCGAAGTGTTCGGACAAGATAGTCTTAAAATCCCTTCTTCCTTAAGTTTGTCTCCTATTCGACGAGTTAGTGTATGTCAGTCATCTTAATGATGACAAATCTTTCTCTCTCATAGTCATGATGACTTTTATGGGAACTCCCACTTGTCATAATTACTTTTCTTCGGTACATATTCTTGACCGTTGCAACTTTTCTTTAAATAAAAGAGAGATATGTTCTTTCATTTCATTCGTTTTACCAAAGCTATTGATTTTCCTAAGTGTCGCAGTCAAGTTTTAGTCGCTCGATTTTTCTGCAATCTCAAACCTCAGGTATCGTTTTCTTTTTCCCCATTTTACTTCCTTCTCGCTTTTTTATTATGTCTTTAGTACGAGATTACAATCAACCGAGAGAGTGCTCAATTTCCCTTACTGCTCTTGATAGAGATAAAATTTAGAATCATTGCATGATAGAGGGTGAGGGTCACTTGAATATAGTGGACTTTGATCGGATTATTAGAGAAGTTTATGGTGAAATCCTTTCACCTATTAGTAACACTGACTTGGAGTCTTCATCCCCAGGTTTTTTGGACAGTTAAATGGAAGCTATATGATCTTTGATAGATAAAGAAGTTCTAAGTTACAACCATAATATCATTGACGAAAGTTACATCTCGAAGCTTCGTTCTAATATCCTAGTCTCTTCAACTGGAAATAAGAAAGATGTTATACTAGCACCTTGTGTGGATGGTGAGAGTGTCTGCATTACTCCATCCAAAGGAGTGTATGATGAATACTTCTATTTCTATTCAGGAGTGACTGAGGACTTTAAAATCTACATCCCGTTTACTGATTTTGAGTATGATCTCCTCAAAACCCTAAATATAGCCCCTTCTCAATTACGCCAACATGGTTGGGGTTTTATCAAGGCTTTTGAAATTATTTGTGACGCAATGGACATAATGCCTACCTTAGGAATGTTTTTCTCATTTTTCGAGTTGAAGGAGCGAAAAAAGGAGGATGGGCTTCCCTCAGTGGGATTCCGGGGAAAAGCTTCCTACAAGCTTATACTACTAATTATAAGGGTTTTAAGGACAAATTCCTTCGAATGAAAAGCGGGAAGAGATATCCCCTGGTCATGTATGTGTTGGACGAGAACTATCGTTTCCCGATTTATTGGTCGGGCAATCCATTATCGGTCTCTGGCTTCAACTATGACAAGTTGAGCACTTTGGAAGTCCGACCTTTGGTTATTCTGGATGCCTTCCAGGTAGTGAAAATTAAGGATTTACTACAGATGGCTGAAGACCCGGAACAAACTTATGACTTCTTGGGTAATGCTTATATGTGTTTATTTATTGCCTTTTAATAACTTTATTAATCCTCATGGTTTTTTATTTCTGCTTGGGCCTTTTCTTTTCAGCGAAAAAGACAAACTTGAAGTTGTCCGAACAAAAGAAGTTAATAGTTGAAGCCAGAGCGAGGTGTGGCGATCAGTCTGCTTCTAAAAGTGATTTGACTGGTATTCAAACTCGGACCCTCAAAAGGGAGAAGATGGATACCACCAAGGGCATCCCCCATTGTGTCAGAGCCCCAACCTATTTTCGTTCCTCCTCTTGGGAATTAT containing:
- the LOC127083724 gene encoding uncharacterized protein LOC127083724, whose translation is MQDSIGIPACFSSTSDDDHHPHHQGAVTRSGRSVYMSVYRTKLADQCRLITITWCKNLMLHGLSVSVENPEKETQYSCKVELKPWYFWRKQGSKRFAVDGKAVDVFWDLKSAKFNGETEPTSEYYVAVVCDEEVVLLVGDLKKEAYKKTGCRPSLIDPILVSKKEHIFGKRKFSTKAKFHEKGRCHEICIKCKNKGNMNVVGDGDSVKSGGVKVKVEPEMEIRFDGELMIHVKHLQWKFRGNESVYLNKMRVDVYWDVHDWLFSPGLKHALFIFKPVFSCNSLSPMSLFSPSLSSSSSSTTPLSNQRSSNSTCESVEGHGGNSSSSEFCLFLYAWKVE